A region of Peromyscus maniculatus bairdii isolate BWxNUB_F1_BW_parent chromosome 7, HU_Pman_BW_mat_3.1, whole genome shotgun sequence DNA encodes the following proteins:
- the LOC121830746 gene encoding methyl-CpG-binding domain protein 3-like 2B, producing the protein MIPEKLQKKRAQAAKNKVKAKHRSGVTPVLPVRLTSCIFTKPVTRITSHPGSKTMRSKEEEKMVKPRQLCALRRLQEYQENSKEEQLHPLDLTNAVQRSTVGTQAGARVPTAANDLHTEGEQLHPLDLTNSVQRSALGTQAGARVRRGAIDLHTTSEFTSVQPRSSKKKVQGTPEPSPLSFYGQRITTAVALQLSPSFYRQGVTTADIRRQTRRVNKARKKLAAALEADRLARQAENMGNGT; encoded by the coding sequence ATGATACCTGAGAAATTACAGAAGAAGAGGGCCCAGGCTGCCAAGAACAAGGTCAAGGCCAAACACCGATCTGGGGTCACTCCTGTTCTTCCTGTGAGGCTGACCAGTTGCATCTTCACAAAGCCTGTGACTAGAATAACTTCCCACCCTGGGAGTAAGACCATGCGCagtaaagaagaagagaagatggTGAAACCCCGGCAGCTCTGCGCATTAAGGAGACTGCAGGAATATCAAGAAAACAGTAAAGAGGAACAGTTACATCCACTGGATCTTACAAATGCCGTACAAAGAAGTACAGTGGGAACGCAGGCTGGAGCCAGAGTTCCAACAGCAGCTAACGATCTGCACACTGAAGGGGAACAGTTACATCCATTGGATCTTACAAACTCCGTACAAAGAAGTGCCCTGGGAACGCAGGCTGGAGCCAGAGTTCGAAGAGGTGCTATCGACCTGCACACTACCTCGGAGTTCACCTCTGTCCAGCCCCGGAGTTCAAAAAAGAAGGTGCAAGGGACTCCTGAGCCGTCGCCACTATCTTTCTACGGTCAAAGGATAACGACGGCTGTGGCTCTTCAGCTGTCACCTTCTTTCTACAGACAAGGGGTAACTACTGCAGACATCCGGAGACAGACCCGGAGAGTAAACAAAGCCCGGAAGAAACTGGCTGCGGCCTTGGAGGCAGATAGGCTTGCCAGGCAGGCTGAGAATATGGGGAATGGAACATAG